In Carassius gibelio isolate Cgi1373 ecotype wild population from Czech Republic chromosome B19, carGib1.2-hapl.c, whole genome shotgun sequence, one DNA window encodes the following:
- the LOC127979592 gene encoding zona pellucida sperm-binding protein 4-like isoform X1, with amino-acid sequence MAGSWCLAQILVVCAFCHAVPQWSQSLQKAQALMIQQTDQQFQLQKPVQQLTNQQFPPQKPVQQLTNQQFLFQKPVPQQPKPQFPFQKPVPQQPKPQFPFQKPVPQQPKPQFPFQKPVPQQPKPQFPFQKPVPQQPKPQFPLQKPVPQQPKPQFPLQKPVPQQPKPQFPLQKPVPQQPKPQFPLQKPVQLDKCAVADSEQIQCGLPGISGAACEAINCCFNGQQCFYGRAVTVQCIRDGQFVVVVSRDVTLPRLSLDSVQLLGGNDPPCAPVGSTPSFAIYQFPVTACGTSVMEDGGYVVYENRMTSSYEVGIGPYGSITRDSHFEFLFQCRYSGTSVEALVVEVNSVPPPPPVAAPGPLRVELRLANGQCVTKGCAEGDEAYTSYYSDADYPITKVLREPVYVEVHIMERTDPNIVLMLGRCWTTSTPSPLSLPQWDLLIDGCPYQDDRYLTTLVPVTGSSGLQFPTHYKRFVVKMFTFVDPASLAALQETVFIHCSTEVCHPSSGSCEQSCTRKRRDTRIKAVSGEQTVVSSGEVTLVM; translated from the exons ATGGCTGGAAGTTGGTGTTTGGCTCAGATTTTGGTggtctgtgctttctgtcatgctgtcCCACAGTGGAGTCAATCGCTTCAGAAAGCTCAAGCTCTGATGATCCAGCAAactgaccagcagtttcagctccagaagccagttcaacagctaactaaccagcagtttccacctcagaaaccagttcaacagctaactaaccagcagtttctgtttcagaagccagttccacaacaacctaagccgcagtttccgtttcagaagccagttccacaacaacctaagccgcagtttccgtttcagaagccagttccacaacaac ctaagccgcagtttccgtttcagaagccagttccacaacaacctaagccgcagtttccgtttcagaagccagttccacaacaacctaagccgcagtttccgcttcagaagccagttccacaacaacctaagccgcagtttccgcttcagaagccagttccacaacaacctaagccgcagttccctcttcagaagccagttccacaacaacctaagccgcagtttccgcttcagaagccagttcaacttgataaatgtgctgtagctgattctgagcagatccaatgcggtctacctgggatcagtggtgctgcgtgtgaagctatcaactgctgctttaacggacagcagtgtttctatgggAGGGCAG TGACtgtccagtgtattagagatggtcagtttgtggtagtggtgtctcGAGACGTTACCttgcctcgactgagtctggattcGGTTCAACTACTGGGTGGAAACGACCCaccttgtgctcctgtggggtctacaccttcctttgctatataccagttccctgtgaccgcatgtggcacgagcgtgatg GAGGACGGTggatatgtggtgtatgaaaaccgaatgacctcatcgtatgaagtggggattggaccatatggttccatcacaagggacagtcattttga gtttctcttccagtgtagatattcgggaacttctgtggaagctctggttgtggaggtcaactccgttcctccacctccaccagtagccgctcctggacctctcagggtggagctcagactggccaatggccaatgtgtcaccaaaggctgtgctgaag gggatgaggcctacacgtcctactacagtgacgctgattatcccatcacaaaagtcctgcgagagcctgtgtatgttgaggtgcacattatggagaggactgaccccaacattgtcctgatgctgggacgttgttggactacttcaacccccagtccactcagtctcccccagtgggaccttctgatcgacGG atgcccttaccaggacgaccgctatctgaccacactggttccagtgactggatcgtctggtcttcagttcccaacccactacaagcgctttgttgtgaagatgttcacatttgtagatccagcctcactggctgctctgcaggaaacc gtcttcatccactgcagtacagaggtgtgccatccatcatctggctcttgtgagcaaagctgcaccaggaaac gaagagacacccgtatcaaggctgtctctggggagcagactgtggtttctagtggagaagttactctggtcatgtaa
- the LOC127979592 gene encoding zona pellucida sperm-binding protein 4-like isoform X9, which produces MAGSWCLAQILVVCAFCHAVPQWSQSLQKAQALMIQQTDQQFQLQKPVQQLTNQQFPPQKPVQQLTNQQFLFQKPVPQQPKPQFPFQKPVPQQPKPQFPFQKPVPQQPKPQFPFQKPVPQQPKPQFPLQKPVQLDKCAVADSEQIQCGLPGISGAACEAINCCFNGQQCFYGRAVTVQCIRDGQFVVVVSRDVTLPRLSLDSVQLLGGNDPPCAPVGSTPSFAIYQFPVTACGTSVMEDGGYVVYENRMTSSYEVGIGPYGSITRDSHFEFLFQCRYSGTSVEALVVEVNSVPPPPPVAAPGPLRVELRLANGQCVTKGCAEGDEAYTSYYSDADYPITKVLREPVYVEVHIMERTDPNIVLMLGRCWTTSTPSPLSLPQWDLLIDGCPYQDDRYLTTLVPVTGSSGLQFPTHYKRFVVKMFTFVDPASLAALQETVFIHCSTEVCHPSSGSCEQSCTRKRRDTRIKAVSGEQTVVSSGEVTLVM; this is translated from the exons ATGGCTGGAAGTTGGTGTTTGGCTCAGATTTTGGTggtctgtgctttctgtcatgctgtcCCACAGTGGAGTCAATCGCTTCAGAAAGCTCAAGCTCTGATGATCCAGCAAactgaccagcagtttcagctccagaagccagttcaacagctaactaaccagcagtttccacctcagaaaccagttcaacagctaactaaccagcagtttctgtttcagaagccagttccacaacaacctaagccgcagtttccgtttcagaagccagttccacaacaac ctaagccgcagtttccgtttcagaagccagttccacaacaacctaagccgcagtttccgtttcagaagccagttccacaacaac ctaagccgcagtttccgcttcagaagccagttcaacttgataaatgtgctgtagctgattctgagcagatccaatgcggtctacctgggatcagtggtgctgcgtgtgaagctatcaactgctgctttaacggacagcagtgtttctatgggAGGGCAG TGACtgtccagtgtattagagatggtcagtttgtggtagtggtgtctcGAGACGTTACCttgcctcgactgagtctggattcGGTTCAACTACTGGGTGGAAACGACCCaccttgtgctcctgtggggtctacaccttcctttgctatataccagttccctgtgaccgcatgtggcacgagcgtgatg GAGGACGGTggatatgtggtgtatgaaaaccgaatgacctcatcgtatgaagtggggattggaccatatggttccatcacaagggacagtcattttga gtttctcttccagtgtagatattcgggaacttctgtggaagctctggttgtggaggtcaactccgttcctccacctccaccagtagccgctcctggacctctcagggtggagctcagactggccaatggccaatgtgtcaccaaaggctgtgctgaag gggatgaggcctacacgtcctactacagtgacgctgattatcccatcacaaaagtcctgcgagagcctgtgtatgttgaggtgcacattatggagaggactgaccccaacattgtcctgatgctgggacgttgttggactacttcaacccccagtccactcagtctcccccagtgggaccttctgatcgacGG atgcccttaccaggacgaccgctatctgaccacactggttccagtgactggatcgtctggtcttcagttcccaacccactacaagcgctttgttgtgaagatgttcacatttgtagatccagcctcactggctgctctgcaggaaacc gtcttcatccactgcagtacagaggtgtgccatccatcatctggctcttgtgagcaaagctgcaccaggaaac gaagagacacccgtatcaaggctgtctctggggagcagactgtggtttctagtggagaagttactctggtcatgtaa
- the LOC127979592 gene encoding zona pellucida sperm-binding protein 4-like isoform X2 yields MAGSWCLAQILVVCAFCHAVPQWSQSLQKAQALMIQQTDQQFQLQKPVQQLTNQQFPPQKPVQQLTNQQFLFQKPVPQQPKPQFPFQKPVPQQPKPQFPFQKPVPQQPKPQFPLQKSVPQQPKPQFPLQKPVPQQPKPQFPLQKPVPQQPKPQFPLQKPVQLDKCAVADSEQIQCGLPGISGAACEAINCCFNGQQCFYGRAVTVQCIRDGQFVVVVSRDVTLPRLSLDSVQLLGGNDPPCAPVGSTPSFAIYQFPVTACGTSVMEDGGYVVYENRMTSSYEVGIGPYGSITRDSHFEFLFQCRYSGTSVEALVVEVNSVPPPPPVAAPGPLRVELRLANGQCVTKGCAEGDEAYTSYYSDADYPITKVLREPVYVEVHIMERTDPNIVLMLGRCWTTSTPSPLSLPQWDLLIDGCPYQDDRYLTTLVPVTGSSGLQFPTHYKRFVVKMFTFVDPASLAALQETVFIHCSTEVCHPSSGSCEQSCTRKRRDTRIKAVSGEQTVVSSGEVTLVM; encoded by the exons ATGGCTGGAAGTTGGTGTTTGGCTCAGATTTTGGTggtctgtgctttctgtcatgctgtcCCACAGTGGAGTCAATCGCTTCAGAAAGCTCAAGCTCTGATGATCCAGCAAactgaccagcagtttcagctccagaagccagttcaacagctaactaaccagcagtttccacctcagaaaccagttcaacagctaactaaccagcagtttctgtttcagaagccagttccacaacaacctaagccgcagtttccgtttcagaagccagttccacaacaacctaagccgcagtttccgtttcagaagccagttccacaacaacctaagccgcagtttccgcttcagaagtcagttccacaacaac ctaagccgcagtttccgcttcagaagccagttccacaacaacctaagccgcagttccctcttcagaagccagttccacaacaacctaagccgcagtttccgcttcagaagccagttcaacttgataaatgtgctgtagctgattctgagcagatccaatgcggtctacctgggatcagtggtgctgcgtgtgaagctatcaactgctgctttaacggacagcagtgtttctatgggAGGGCAG TGACtgtccagtgtattagagatggtcagtttgtggtagtggtgtctcGAGACGTTACCttgcctcgactgagtctggattcGGTTCAACTACTGGGTGGAAACGACCCaccttgtgctcctgtggggtctacaccttcctttgctatataccagttccctgtgaccgcatgtggcacgagcgtgatg GAGGACGGTggatatgtggtgtatgaaaaccgaatgacctcatcgtatgaagtggggattggaccatatggttccatcacaagggacagtcattttga gtttctcttccagtgtagatattcgggaacttctgtggaagctctggttgtggaggtcaactccgttcctccacctccaccagtagccgctcctggacctctcagggtggagctcagactggccaatggccaatgtgtcaccaaaggctgtgctgaag gggatgaggcctacacgtcctactacagtgacgctgattatcccatcacaaaagtcctgcgagagcctgtgtatgttgaggtgcacattatggagaggactgaccccaacattgtcctgatgctgggacgttgttggactacttcaacccccagtccactcagtctcccccagtgggaccttctgatcgacGG atgcccttaccaggacgaccgctatctgaccacactggttccagtgactggatcgtctggtcttcagttcccaacccactacaagcgctttgttgtgaagatgttcacatttgtagatccagcctcactggctgctctgcaggaaacc gtcttcatccactgcagtacagaggtgtgccatccatcatctggctcttgtgagcaaagctgcaccaggaaac gaagagacacccgtatcaaggctgtctctggggagcagactgtggtttctagtggagaagttactctggtcatgtaa
- the LOC127979592 gene encoding zona pellucida sperm-binding protein 4-like isoform X19 yields the protein MAGSWCLAQILVVCAFCHAVPQWSQSLQKAQALMIQQTDQQFQLQKPVQQLTNQQFPPQKPVQQLTNQQFLFQKPVPQQPKPQFPLQKPVQLDKCAVADSEQIQCGLPGISGAACEAINCCFNGQQCFYGRAVTVQCIRDGQFVVVVSRDVTLPRLSLDSVQLLGGNDPPCAPVGSTPSFAIYQFPVTACGTSVMEDGGYVVYENRMTSSYEVGIGPYGSITRDSHFEFLFQCRYSGTSVEALVVEVNSVPPPPPVAAPGPLRVELRLANGQCVTKGCAEGDEAYTSYYSDADYPITKVLREPVYVEVHIMERTDPNIVLMLGRCWTTSTPSPLSLPQWDLLIDGCPYQDDRYLTTLVPVTGSSGLQFPTHYKRFVVKMFTFVDPASLAALQETVFIHCSTEVCHPSSGSCEQSCTRKRRDTRIKAVSGEQTVVSSGEVTLVM from the exons ATGGCTGGAAGTTGGTGTTTGGCTCAGATTTTGGTggtctgtgctttctgtcatgctgtcCCACAGTGGAGTCAATCGCTTCAGAAAGCTCAAGCTCTGATGATCCAGCAAactgaccagcagtttcagctccagaagccagttcaacagctaactaaccagcagtttccacctcagaaaccagttcaacagctaactaaccagcagtttctgtttcagaagccagttccacaacaac ctaagccgcagtttccgcttcagaagccagttcaacttgataaatgtgctgtagctgattctgagcagatccaatgcggtctacctgggatcagtggtgctgcgtgtgaagctatcaactgctgctttaacggacagcagtgtttctatgggAGGGCAG TGACtgtccagtgtattagagatggtcagtttgtggtagtggtgtctcGAGACGTTACCttgcctcgactgagtctggattcGGTTCAACTACTGGGTGGAAACGACCCaccttgtgctcctgtggggtctacaccttcctttgctatataccagttccctgtgaccgcatgtggcacgagcgtgatg GAGGACGGTggatatgtggtgtatgaaaaccgaatgacctcatcgtatgaagtggggattggaccatatggttccatcacaagggacagtcattttga gtttctcttccagtgtagatattcgggaacttctgtggaagctctggttgtggaggtcaactccgttcctccacctccaccagtagccgctcctggacctctcagggtggagctcagactggccaatggccaatgtgtcaccaaaggctgtgctgaag gggatgaggcctacacgtcctactacagtgacgctgattatcccatcacaaaagtcctgcgagagcctgtgtatgttgaggtgcacattatggagaggactgaccccaacattgtcctgatgctgggacgttgttggactacttcaacccccagtccactcagtctcccccagtgggaccttctgatcgacGG atgcccttaccaggacgaccgctatctgaccacactggttccagtgactggatcgtctggtcttcagttcccaacccactacaagcgctttgttgtgaagatgttcacatttgtagatccagcctcactggctgctctgcaggaaacc gtcttcatccactgcagtacagaggtgtgccatccatcatctggctcttgtgagcaaagctgcaccaggaaac gaagagacacccgtatcaaggctgtctctggggagcagactgtggtttctagtggagaagttactctggtcatgtaa
- the LOC127979592 gene encoding zona pellucida sperm-binding protein 4-like isoform X3, whose translation MAGSWCLAQILVVCAFCHAVPQWSQSLQKAQALMIQQTDQQFQLQKPVQQLTNQQFPPQKPVQQLTNQQFLFQKPVPQQPKPQFPFQKPVPQQPKPQFPFQKPVPQQPKPQFPLQKSVPQQPKPQFPLQKPVPQQPKPQFPLQKPVQLDKCAVADSEQIQCGLPGISGAACEAINCCFNGQQCFYGRAVTVQCIRDGQFVVVVSRDVTLPRLSLDSVQLLGGNDPPCAPVGSTPSFAIYQFPVTACGTSVMEDGGYVVYENRMTSSYEVGIGPYGSITRDSHFEFLFQCRYSGTSVEALVVEVNSVPPPPPVAAPGPLRVELRLANGQCVTKGCAEGDEAYTSYYSDADYPITKVLREPVYVEVHIMERTDPNIVLMLGRCWTTSTPSPLSLPQWDLLIDGCPYQDDRYLTTLVPVTGSSGLQFPTHYKRFVVKMFTFVDPASLAALQETVFIHCSTEVCHPSSGSCEQSCTRKRRDTRIKAVSGEQTVVSSGEVTLVM comes from the exons ATGGCTGGAAGTTGGTGTTTGGCTCAGATTTTGGTggtctgtgctttctgtcatgctgtcCCACAGTGGAGTCAATCGCTTCAGAAAGCTCAAGCTCTGATGATCCAGCAAactgaccagcagtttcagctccagaagccagttcaacagctaactaaccagcagtttccacctcagaaaccagttcaacagctaactaaccagcagtttctgtttcagaagccagttccacaacaacctaagccgcagtttccgtttcagaagccagttccacaacaacctaagccgcagtttccgtttcagaagccagttccacaacaacctaagccgcagtttccgcttcagaagtcagttccacaacaac ctaagccgcagtttccgcttcagaagccagttccacaacaac ctaagccgcagtttccgcttcagaagccagttcaacttgataaatgtgctgtagctgattctgagcagatccaatgcggtctacctgggatcagtggtgctgcgtgtgaagctatcaactgctgctttaacggacagcagtgtttctatgggAGGGCAG TGACtgtccagtgtattagagatggtcagtttgtggtagtggtgtctcGAGACGTTACCttgcctcgactgagtctggattcGGTTCAACTACTGGGTGGAAACGACCCaccttgtgctcctgtggggtctacaccttcctttgctatataccagttccctgtgaccgcatgtggcacgagcgtgatg GAGGACGGTggatatgtggtgtatgaaaaccgaatgacctcatcgtatgaagtggggattggaccatatggttccatcacaagggacagtcattttga gtttctcttccagtgtagatattcgggaacttctgtggaagctctggttgtggaggtcaactccgttcctccacctccaccagtagccgctcctggacctctcagggtggagctcagactggccaatggccaatgtgtcaccaaaggctgtgctgaag gggatgaggcctacacgtcctactacagtgacgctgattatcccatcacaaaagtcctgcgagagcctgtgtatgttgaggtgcacattatggagaggactgaccccaacattgtcctgatgctgggacgttgttggactacttcaacccccagtccactcagtctcccccagtgggaccttctgatcgacGG atgcccttaccaggacgaccgctatctgaccacactggttccagtgactggatcgtctggtcttcagttcccaacccactacaagcgctttgttgtgaagatgttcacatttgtagatccagcctcactggctgctctgcaggaaacc gtcttcatccactgcagtacagaggtgtgccatccatcatctggctcttgtgagcaaagctgcaccaggaaac gaagagacacccgtatcaaggctgtctctggggagcagactgtggtttctagtggagaagttactctggtcatgtaa
- the LOC127979592 gene encoding zona pellucida sperm-binding protein 4-like isoform X15: MAGSWCLAQILVVCAFCHAVPQWSQSLQKAQALMIQQTDQQFQLQKPVQQLTNQQFPPQKPVQQLTNQQFLFQKPVPQQPKPQFPFQKPVPQQPKPQFPLQKPVQLDKCAVADSEQIQCGLPGISGAACEAINCCFNGQQCFYGRAVTVQCIRDGQFVVVVSRDVTLPRLSLDSVQLLGGNDPPCAPVGSTPSFAIYQFPVTACGTSVMEDGGYVVYENRMTSSYEVGIGPYGSITRDSHFEFLFQCRYSGTSVEALVVEVNSVPPPPPVAAPGPLRVELRLANGQCVTKGCAEGDEAYTSYYSDADYPITKVLREPVYVEVHIMERTDPNIVLMLGRCWTTSTPSPLSLPQWDLLIDGCPYQDDRYLTTLVPVTGSSGLQFPTHYKRFVVKMFTFVDPASLAALQETVFIHCSTEVCHPSSGSCEQSCTRKRRDTRIKAVSGEQTVVSSGEVTLVM; encoded by the exons ATGGCTGGAAGTTGGTGTTTGGCTCAGATTTTGGTggtctgtgctttctgtcatgctgtcCCACAGTGGAGTCAATCGCTTCAGAAAGCTCAAGCTCTGATGATCCAGCAAactgaccagcagtttcagctccagaagccagttcaacagctaactaaccagcagtttccacctcagaaaccagttcaacagctaactaaccagcagtttctgtttcagaagccagttccacaacaacctaagccgcagtttccgtttcagaagccagttccacaacaac ctaagccgcagtttccgcttcagaagccagttcaacttgataaatgtgctgtagctgattctgagcagatccaatgcggtctacctgggatcagtggtgctgcgtgtgaagctatcaactgctgctttaacggacagcagtgtttctatgggAGGGCAG TGACtgtccagtgtattagagatggtcagtttgtggtagtggtgtctcGAGACGTTACCttgcctcgactgagtctggattcGGTTCAACTACTGGGTGGAAACGACCCaccttgtgctcctgtggggtctacaccttcctttgctatataccagttccctgtgaccgcatgtggcacgagcgtgatg GAGGACGGTggatatgtggtgtatgaaaaccgaatgacctcatcgtatgaagtggggattggaccatatggttccatcacaagggacagtcattttga gtttctcttccagtgtagatattcgggaacttctgtggaagctctggttgtggaggtcaactccgttcctccacctccaccagtagccgctcctggacctctcagggtggagctcagactggccaatggccaatgtgtcaccaaaggctgtgctgaag gggatgaggcctacacgtcctactacagtgacgctgattatcccatcacaaaagtcctgcgagagcctgtgtatgttgaggtgcacattatggagaggactgaccccaacattgtcctgatgctgggacgttgttggactacttcaacccccagtccactcagtctcccccagtgggaccttctgatcgacGG atgcccttaccaggacgaccgctatctgaccacactggttccagtgactggatcgtctggtcttcagttcccaacccactacaagcgctttgttgtgaagatgttcacatttgtagatccagcctcactggctgctctgcaggaaacc gtcttcatccactgcagtacagaggtgtgccatccatcatctggctcttgtgagcaaagctgcaccaggaaac gaagagacacccgtatcaaggctgtctctggggagcagactgtggtttctagtggagaagttactctggtcatgtaa
- the LOC127979592 gene encoding zona pellucida sperm-binding protein 4-like isoform X4: protein MAGSWCLAQILVVCAFCHAVPQWSQSLQKAQALMIQQTDQQFQLQKPVQQLTNQQFPPQKPVQQLTNQQFLFQKPVPQQPKPQFPFQKPVPQQPKPQFPFQKPVPQQPKPQFPLQKSVPQQPKPQFPFQKPVPQQPKPQFPLQKPVQLDKCAVADSEQIQCGLPGISGAACEAINCCFNGQQCFYGRAVTVQCIRDGQFVVVVSRDVTLPRLSLDSVQLLGGNDPPCAPVGSTPSFAIYQFPVTACGTSVMEDGGYVVYENRMTSSYEVGIGPYGSITRDSHFEFLFQCRYSGTSVEALVVEVNSVPPPPPVAAPGPLRVELRLANGQCVTKGCAEGDEAYTSYYSDADYPITKVLREPVYVEVHIMERTDPNIVLMLGRCWTTSTPSPLSLPQWDLLIDGCPYQDDRYLTTLVPVTGSSGLQFPTHYKRFVVKMFTFVDPASLAALQETVFIHCSTEVCHPSSGSCEQSCTRKRRDTRIKAVSGEQTVVSSGEVTLVM from the exons ATGGCTGGAAGTTGGTGTTTGGCTCAGATTTTGGTggtctgtgctttctgtcatgctgtcCCACAGTGGAGTCAATCGCTTCAGAAAGCTCAAGCTCTGATGATCCAGCAAactgaccagcagtttcagctccagaagccagttcaacagctaactaaccagcagtttccacctcagaaaccagttcaacagctaactaaccagcagtttctgtttcagaagccagttccacaacaacctaagccgcagtttccgtttcagaagccagttccacaacaacctaagccgcagtttccgtttcagaagccagttccacaacaacctaagccgcagtttccgcttcagaagtcagttccacaacaac ctaagccgcagtttccgtttcagaagccagttccacaacaac ctaagccgcagtttccgcttcagaagccagttcaacttgataaatgtgctgtagctgattctgagcagatccaatgcggtctacctgggatcagtggtgctgcgtgtgaagctatcaactgctgctttaacggacagcagtgtttctatgggAGGGCAG TGACtgtccagtgtattagagatggtcagtttgtggtagtggtgtctcGAGACGTTACCttgcctcgactgagtctggattcGGTTCAACTACTGGGTGGAAACGACCCaccttgtgctcctgtggggtctacaccttcctttgctatataccagttccctgtgaccgcatgtggcacgagcgtgatg GAGGACGGTggatatgtggtgtatgaaaaccgaatgacctcatcgtatgaagtggggattggaccatatggttccatcacaagggacagtcattttga gtttctcttccagtgtagatattcgggaacttctgtggaagctctggttgtggaggtcaactccgttcctccacctccaccagtagccgctcctggacctctcagggtggagctcagactggccaatggccaatgtgtcaccaaaggctgtgctgaag gggatgaggcctacacgtcctactacagtgacgctgattatcccatcacaaaagtcctgcgagagcctgtgtatgttgaggtgcacattatggagaggactgaccccaacattgtcctgatgctgggacgttgttggactacttcaacccccagtccactcagtctcccccagtgggaccttctgatcgacGG atgcccttaccaggacgaccgctatctgaccacactggttccagtgactggatcgtctggtcttcagttcccaacccactacaagcgctttgttgtgaagatgttcacatttgtagatccagcctcactggctgctctgcaggaaacc gtcttcatccactgcagtacagaggtgtgccatccatcatctggctcttgtgagcaaagctgcaccaggaaac gaagagacacccgtatcaaggctgtctctggggagcagactgtggtttctagtggagaagttactctggtcatgtaa